The Geobacillus stearothermophilus ATCC 12980 genome contains a region encoding:
- the tkt gene encoding transketolase, protein MAHSIEELAITTIRTLSIDAIEKAKSGHPGMPMGAAPMAYTLWTKFMNHNPANPNWFNRDRFVLSAGHGSMLLYSLLHLSGYDVTMDDLKQFRQWGSKTPGHPEYGHTPGVEATTGPLGQGIAMAVGMAMAERHLAATYNRDGFEIINHYTYAICGDGDLMEGVASEAASLAGHLKLGRLIVLYDSNDISLDGELNLSFSENVAQRFQAYGWQYLRVEDGNNIEEISKALEEARADLDRPTLIEVKTTIGYGSPNKAGTSGVHGAPLGAQEAKLTKEAYRWTFAEDFYVPEEVYAHFRETVQEAGAKKEAEWNEQFAAYERAHPELAAELKRAIEGKLPDGWEAALPVYEAGKSLATRSSSGEVINAIAKAVPQLFGGSADLASSNKTLIKGGGNFLPDSYEGRNIWFGVREFAMGAALNGMALHGGLKVFGGTFFVFSDYLRPAIRLAALMGLPVIYVLTHDSIAVGEDGPTHEPIEHLASLRAMPNLSVIRPADANETAAAWRLALESTDKPTALVLTRQDVPTLAATAELAYEGVKKGAYVVSPAKNGAPEALLLATGSEVGLAVKAQEALAAEGIHVSVISMPSWDRFEAQPKSYRDEVLPPAVTKRLAIEMGASLGWERYVGAEGDILAIDRFGASAPGEKIMAEYGFTVDNVVRRTKALLGK, encoded by the coding sequence ATGGCGCATTCAATCGAGGAGTTGGCGATTACGACGATTCGAACGCTGTCGATTGACGCGATCGAAAAAGCGAAATCCGGGCACCCGGGCATGCCGATGGGCGCGGCGCCGATGGCGTACACGCTTTGGACAAAATTTATGAATCATAACCCGGCGAATCCAAACTGGTTCAACCGCGACCGGTTTGTCTTGTCAGCCGGGCACGGGTCGATGCTGCTTTACAGCTTATTGCATTTAAGCGGCTACGATGTCACGATGGATGACTTGAAGCAGTTCCGCCAATGGGGAAGCAAAACGCCGGGCCATCCGGAATACGGCCATACGCCGGGCGTGGAAGCGACGACCGGCCCACTCGGCCAAGGGATTGCGATGGCGGTCGGCATGGCCATGGCGGAACGGCATTTGGCTGCTACATACAACCGCGACGGGTTTGAGATTATCAATCATTATACGTACGCCATTTGCGGCGACGGCGATTTGATGGAAGGAGTGGCGAGCGAAGCGGCGTCACTCGCCGGCCACTTGAAGCTCGGCCGTCTGATCGTCCTGTATGACTCGAACGACATTTCGCTGGACGGGGAGCTCAACCTGTCGTTCTCGGAAAACGTCGCCCAACGTTTCCAAGCGTACGGCTGGCAATATTTGCGCGTTGAGGACGGCAACAATATTGAAGAAATCTCCAAAGCGCTCGAGGAGGCGCGGGCGGACCTTGACCGGCCGACGCTCATTGAAGTAAAAACGACGATTGGCTACGGCTCGCCAAATAAAGCGGGCACGTCCGGCGTCCACGGCGCTCCGCTCGGCGCCCAAGAGGCGAAGCTGACGAAGGAAGCGTACCGCTGGACGTTTGCTGAAGATTTTTATGTACCGGAAGAAGTATATGCCCATTTCCGAGAAACGGTGCAAGAGGCCGGTGCGAAAAAAGAAGCGGAATGGAACGAACAGTTCGCCGCGTACGAACGGGCGCATCCGGAGCTGGCCGCCGAGCTGAAGCGGGCGATTGAAGGGAAGCTTCCGGATGGCTGGGAGGCGGCGCTGCCGGTGTATGAAGCGGGCAAAAGCCTGGCGACCCGCTCATCGTCCGGGGAAGTGATCAACGCCATCGCCAAAGCGGTGCCGCAATTGTTTGGCGGTTCGGCGGACTTGGCAAGCTCGAATAAAACGCTCATCAAAGGCGGCGGCAACTTCTTGCCGGACAGCTACGAAGGGCGCAACATTTGGTTTGGCGTGCGCGAGTTTGCCATGGGGGCGGCGCTGAACGGCATGGCGCTTCACGGCGGGTTGAAAGTGTTCGGCGGCACGTTCTTCGTGTTCTCTGACTATTTGCGCCCGGCGATCCGCTTGGCGGCGCTGATGGGCTTGCCGGTCATCTACGTCTTGACGCACGACAGCATCGCCGTCGGCGAAGACGGCCCGACGCACGAGCCGATCGAACATCTCGCTTCGCTTCGGGCGATGCCGAACTTGTCGGTCATCCGTCCGGCTGACGCAAACGAAACGGCGGCAGCATGGCGGCTGGCGCTCGAATCGACGGACAAGCCGACTGCGCTCGTCTTGACGCGTCAAGATGTGCCGACGTTGGCGGCAACAGCTGAGTTGGCGTATGAAGGCGTGAAAAAAGGTGCGTACGTCGTTTCACCGGCGAAAAACGGCGCTCCGGAGGCGCTGTTGTTGGCGACTGGCTCGGAAGTCGGTCTGGCCGTCAAAGCGCAAGAAGCGCTTGCCGCTGAGGGCATCCATGTCTCCGTCATCAGCATGCCATCGTGGGACCGCTTCGAAGCGCAGCCAAAATCGTACCGCGATGAAGTGCTTCCGCCGGCCGTGACGAAGCGGCTCGCCATTGAAATGGGCGCGTCGCTCGGTTGGGAGCGCTACGTCGGCGCCGAGGGCGACATTTTGGCCATCGACCGATTCGGTGCTTCCGCTCCAGGAGAGAAAATCATGGCCGAGTATGGCTTTACGGTTGACAACGTCGTCCGCCGCACAAAAGCGCTGCTCGGCAAGTAA
- the sirA gene encoding sporulation inhibitor of replication protein SirA, producing the protein MVRYWIYLLNDDVASHYRHRAEKIVELLREHQYAKAPLKAICRKQVEFITERLSFSRLELGLKQYFAGRVDKNLERNMFVLQNDAGKEALLVVQKRRLLLVADSAPLAADIGRALARLSPTFLAVDADFVDYYWLSAPRQGRKFA; encoded by the coding sequence ATGGTCCGCTATTGGATTTATTTGTTGAATGACGATGTGGCGTCGCATTACCGCCATCGGGCAGAAAAAATTGTCGAACTGCTTCGTGAGCATCAATACGCGAAAGCGCCGCTGAAGGCGATTTGCCGCAAGCAAGTCGAATTTATCACCGAACGGCTGTCATTTTCGCGCCTGGAACTTGGCTTAAAGCAATATTTTGCCGGCCGCGTCGACAAAAATTTGGAGCGTAATATGTTTGTTTTGCAAAACGACGCCGGCAAGGAAGCGTTGCTTGTCGTGCAAAAGCGCCGCTTGCTTCTTGTCGCTGACAGCGCGCCGCTTGCCGCGGACATCGGGCGGGCGCTCGCTCGGCTTTCGCCGACGTTTTTGGCGGTCGACGCCGATTTTGTCGATTACTACTGGCTGTCTGCGCCTCGGCAAGGAAGAAAATTTGCGTAA
- a CDS encoding YneF family protein codes for MWGTILVGVLALIAGVAIGFFVARKTMINYLKKNPPINEQMIRMMMMQMGMTPSQKKINQMMKMMNNQLK; via the coding sequence ATGTGGGGTACGATTCTCGTTGGCGTGCTGGCGCTCATCGCCGGGGTGGCGATCGGATTTTTCGTCGCCCGCAAAACGATGATCAATTATTTGAAGAAAAACCCGCCGATCAATGAACAAATGATTCGCATGATGATGATGCAAATGGGCATGACTCCGTCGCAGAAGAAAATCAACCAGATGATGAAAATGATGAACAATCAACTGAAATAA